CGGAGAGTTGCCGGCGTGTTTCGGACCGTAGCTGGCTGTCATCCTGCACCGACGAGCGCCGGTGCCGCACGCGCAGACCGCATTCGCCGGCGGCCAGCATCAGCGGAATCAGCCATGCCCAGCACTTCCCCTGGGAGTTCGTATCCTTCTCTGCCTGATACATATACCCTTCACCGCGCCGCATTTTGATATCATTTTAGCATTTTCTGATATGAGAATCAAGCGGAGCAGTGTAAAGCGAAGGTTAAAAGTATCGTGGGCGACAGCCACCCGAGGGATCGCTATTTGGCCGGCGGACAGGTGGATGGTACAATGGCACTCCATCAGGATCCTGTTCGCGGAGAGAACAATGCTGGGGAAAATCGCCAAAGGTCTGGGCATCCTGCGCTATCGCCTGCGCACCCAGGGCCTGCGGGTGACGCTGTTATGGGCGCTGGACCATGCGGTGCGCGCCGTGCGCGGCGCCAATATCCGCCGGCTGTGCCAGATCACCCCGGAGCTGTTCGTGGGCGGGCAGTACCGCCGGCGGGGCTGGCCGGTGATGGCCGGCTGGGGCATCACCGCAGTAGTGAATATGCGCGTGGAATTCGACGACCAGGCCGCCGGCATCGCGCCGCCGCGCTACCTCCACCTGCCGGTGGAGGATGACGCCGCTCCCACATTCGAACAGCTCGAGGCCGGCGTGCGGTTTATTACCGATGCGGTCGCCGAGGGGGGCAAGGTCTATGTGCACTGCGGCGCCGGCGTGGGGCGCGCCGCCACCATGGCGGCGGCCTATCTGGTCAGCACGGGGCTGACGCCGGCCCAGGCGTGGGAACGTCTGCGAGCGGTGCGTCCTTTCATTAAACCCACGCCGGTGCAGTTGGCGCAGTTGGAGCGCTTTGCCGAGCAGTGGAAGGCCCGCGCCGGGGAAGCGGTCAAAGGATAGGTCCGCTCCGCGGCCGGCCGCAGTTGGAAGGCCGGCCGTCCTGTGCTATAATGCGCGGTACTGGGCAGGGTTTGTGCTCAATATGCGAAAGGTCTCGCGAGGTGATCCAGGAGGGATGGCAGGCATGAACGAACGGCAAAAACGATCCGCCGGCTGGCAAGCTCCCCTTATCATCGTAGCTCTGCTCCTCATCGCCAGCATGGTCCTCGGCGGCTGTGGCGCAAGCGTGAAGGCTACCCCCACTCCCACCAAAACGCCGAAAAGTGTCAGCACGAATGCCCCTCTCCCGACCAATACGCCCCTTCCTACTTCTCAACCGACAGAGACTCCCGTCCCTTCGCCGGCGGCTTCCTCGTCGCCCACCATCCCTGCGGCCGGCAACGGAGGGACACCGCAGGTCGAGCTGATTGTCCCGGCGCTGGACAATGCTATTTGTCCGCTGACCGGCGAGGTGGTGACCGATCCCACCAAACTGGAGCGCCGGCCGCTGGCCATCAAGGTCTCCAATGCCCCGTCCATCGTGCGGCCGCAGGCCGGCCTCGACAAGGCCGATGTGGTCTTCGAGCATGTGGCCGAGGCCGACCTGACCCGCTTCACCGCCATCTACCTGTGCCAGGACGCGGAAAAGGTGGGGTCGGTGCGCAGTGCGCGCCTGATTGACCTCGAGATCCCCGCCATGTTCAAATCGCTGTTCGCTTTCTCGGGTGCCAGCGGCGGGGTCAAGCTGAAGATCAAGGCGTCGGACTTCGCGGAGCGGGTCTTCTCCCCGGATCCGGGGTTCAATGACCCGGGGTTCCGGCGCATCCCGCAGGAGGGCAAGGCGTTCGAACATACCCTCTTCACCGACACGCCCACCCTCTGGAAGCTGGCGAGCGAGCGGGGCATCAACCAGCGGCAGAACCTGGAGGGGTGGGTCTTTTCGGTCCAGCCGCCGGCCGGCGGCACGCCGGCGCGCGAGATTGACATCGTCTACCGCCCCAACATCGCATCGGCCGAATACCGCTACGACCCACAGCGGGAGGCCTACCTGCGTTATGTCCTGGGCGAGCCCCACGTGGATGAGGTCACAGGCCAACAGTTAACGGCGCGCAATGTCGTCGTGCTCTATGTCAATCATGTGGAGACCGATATCGTGGAGGACAGCACCGGCCCCAAGCCCTATTACTCCATCGAGATCCAGATCTGGGGGCAGGGGCGCGCGCAGCTCTTCCGCGACGGCCGGATGTACGAGCTGACCTGGTCCCGGCCCCGGCGCGAGGACATGATCCGCTTCCTGGACGCCAACGGTAATCCTTTCCCTTTGAAGCCGGGCAACACCTGGATCCAGGTGGTTCCTTTGAATTTTCAGATCGCAGTGAGGCCGTAAACACCCGGGCATAGGAGGTCGGCAGAGCCATGGTGCGAACGGAGCGGGTTCGCGTACAGACCGCCGGCTTCGCCGATATCGTGGACATCACCCCAGAAGTGGCGGATGCGGTGCGGCGCGCCGGCCTGAACCACGGCATTGTCACGGTCTTCGTGGCCGGCTCCACCGCCGGCGTCACCACCATCGAGCATGAGGACGGCCTGCTGCGCGACCTGCAGGAAGCCTTCGAGCGGATAGCCCCCAGCGACCGCCCGTACCATCACGATCTCCGCTGGGGCGATGGCAATGGCTTCTCCCATGTGCGGGCCTCCCTCCTCGGGCCATCCCTGACGGTGCCGGTGGAGAACGGCCGGCTGACGCTGGGGACCTGGCAGCAGATCGTGCTGGTGGATTTCGACAACCGCTCGCGCCGGCGGGAGCTGGTCATTCAGCTCATGGGGGAGTAGGCGTTACCCCGGGGCGCGTCCCTGGTGTGAGACAAATGGGTTATCCGGCAGGAAGAAGCGCCAAGGGCGCTCGCGGGCCAGGGCATCGCCGCGCACACCGATGCGCCGGCTGGCCGCCACCCGAAGCTCATTCTGTCGAGCAGGCTCGATGAAGAGCCAGGGGCTGGTGCACAGATCACAGCCGTTCAGGGAGCGATCGATGGCCAGCGCCTGGCATAATTTGCCCGGCCCGTTGGTCAGCTCATGCAGGGGCCGGCCCTGACGGTGGGCCTGCATGCGGGGGATGCCCTCCGTAGGTTCGATGGCGCGGATAAGCACCGCCGCCGGGAAGCCCTCCTGCTCCGTGACCACGTTCAGGCAGTAGTACATGCCGTAGATGAAGTAGATGTAGGCGAAGCCGGCCGGCCCGTACATCACGGCGTTGCGGGGTGTTCGGCCGTGGGAGGCATGGCACGCCTGGTCCTCCTCGCCGATGTACGCCTCCGTCTCCACGATGATGCCGGCGAGGCGCTGGCCGTCTTCCATGACGCGCACCAGGCGCTGGCCCAACAGCTCCCTGGCCACCGTCAGCGTGTCACGTGCGTAGAACTCCCGCCCCAGGCGCACTTGCTCCGATGTCATCCAGCCCAACTCTCCTGGCGATGATGCGGCCGCTATTGTACCACAGCCGGCGGAGGCCGGCCAAGCCGGGAAACCCCAGCGTCATCCCCCGCGGAGCCGGACGAAAGTCGCCTGGCAGGCCGGCCGTCAGGTGTGATACAATGCAGATAGACCATATCCGGAAGGCCCGTTCCTTCGTCTATGTTCATGCAAGATGATGTGCAGGGCGTCGAGGAACGCCGCTTGCTGGAGCAGGCGCAGTGCGGCGACCAGCAAGCTCTAGCGAGCATTTTCGACCGGTACTATGAGCGCATCTACGCCTATATATACCGTCGAACTGGTCAGGCGAGCCTGGCGGAAGACCTGGCCGGCGAGGTGTTCCTGCGTCTGGTCGAAACGCTCAAGCTTCAGCGCGGGCCGAACCTGCATCTGGGCGCCTGGCTGTACCGGGTTGCCCATAATTTGGTCGTGGACCATTTCCGCCGCAACGCCAAGGCGCCCACGCAGTCCATGGAGGATTGGCTGGTAGCCGTGCCGGATGACCCGCTGGAACATGTGGAGCAGGAGCAACTGCAGGCGGTGGTGCGGCAGGCGCTCCGCCGGCTGACACCGGATCAACAGCAGGTCATTATCCTGAAGTTTGTGGAGGGCCTTTCCAACGCGGAGGTCGGACTTATCCTGGGAAAACCGGAAGGGGCGGTGAAGTCGCTCCAGCACCGGGCGCTGGCCGCCCTGCGCCGGCAGTTGGAGAAGGCATTGCCCCCTTCCGCGTGGCCCAGGTGGGTCAGGAGCAGTCCTGATGAAGGACCGAAGGGACGAGATTCTGGATGAACTCCTCGCCAGACTGGATGCTGGCGAGTCCATAGAGGAATGCCTGGCCGGCTACCCGCCGGCGGCGGCAGAGGACCTGCGCGCCTCCCTGCAGGTGGTGCTGGCACTGCGCGCCCTTCGGCAGGTCCCACCCCCCCGCCCGGAGGCGCGCCGGCGCATACGGGCGGAGGTCCTGGCGCGCGCCGCGGAACCGCCGGCGAAGCGGGGCGGGCCGGCATGGTCGTTCCCGGTTGCCCGACGCTGGGCCTTCTGGACAGTCGGGGCGATGGTGGTTCTGGTGCTCCTGATGGCCGGCATATGGCAGTACGGCCTCCGCTGGCGAACGTATCCCGCTTTCGCGCCTGGGCCGGCTTCCACCCAGCTTGCCGGCCTGGTGAGCACTCCCACGCTCACTCCCACACCGGCGCCGACCCTGCCGTCGCCGACACCGCCGGCCTCCGAATCGCCCACTCCGCCGCCGGCCCCCTCACCCACTCCCAGAGCGACCAGGACGCCGGCGCGGGGCACGGCCGTGCCAGTCGTCCCCACGCCTTCGCCCACTCCCTCGCCGGCGGCGGTAACGCCGGCGCCCACCACGCCGGCCCCGACACCTACCCCGGTGATCCTGCCGACGGCGACCTGGACACCAACTCCGCCGCCTCCGCCCACGCCGACGCCGCCACCGCCTCCGCCGCCCACTTCTCCGCCGGCGCCGACACCGACGGCGACCGAGCCTCCGCCCACCCCAACGCCGGCGCAGACCGCGGAGCCAGGGCCCACGTTCGTGTCGACGCTGGTGCCGGCCTCGGAGCCGACCGCCACACCTGTGCGCTAGGCATACAAGAGGATCGCGAATATGCCCCGCTCCCGCCGCCTGTGTTGTCCTGCGCCGGAGCCATGGGATGCATCCTGGGTACGGGATGATCATCCAACGCCGGCGGTCCGAAAGGAGCCGTTTGGAATGGGGGGAGTGGTGGGGTATAATATGTATGTTCATGGTACAGTAGAAACACACACAGGGGGTTGGGAAAATGAGCGCCCGCATCCTGATCGTGGATGATGACCCGCCCAGCCTGAAGATGACCGCCTTCCTCCTGCGGGAAGAGGGATACCAGGTGCTGACGGCAGAGGATGGCCGGCAGGCACTGCGCCTCATCGATGAGGAAGAACCAGACCTCCTGGTGCTGGATGTGATGATGCCCCATATTGACGGTCTGGAGGTCTGCCGGCGGGTGCGCCAGTCCCGCAACGTCCCCATCATCATCCTCTCGGCCAAGGGGGAGACCAGCGACCGCGTTCTGGGACTGGAGCTGGGGGCCGATGATTATCTGGCCAAGCCGTTCGAGCCCAGCGAACTGCTGGCGCGCATCAAGGCCCTCCTGCGGCGGGCGGCCGCCTTCTCCCAGCCGGCGCTGGAGAACCTGGAGGTGGGCGGGATCGCGCTGGATTCGGTCAATCATACCGCCACCTTGCCCAACGGCGAGACGGTGGTACTGACCCCTATCGAGTTCAAGCTCTTGCATGCCCTGATGAGCAATGCCGGCCGCACCGTCAGCCACGATAAACTGCTCAATTACGTCTGGGGGTACGATTATCCGGGCGATGCCAATCAGATCGCGGTCTATATCGGGCGCCTGCGCGCCAAGATCGAGGAGGACCGCCGGCACCCCCGACGTCTGATCACCGTGCGCGGCGTGGGCTACCGCTTCGAGAAGCCTTGATGCCCAGCCGCCAGCCATCCAAGCGAGGCGGAAAGAACCATGAAGCGCTTTCATCATGCAAGTGGACTGCTCGCCAGTGCACTGGGTATCACTATCTTTCTGGCCCTGCTGGCCGCGCTCTTCATCTGGGCCGGCCCCTCTCGGGTCCAGGCCCAGCCCCCAGAACGAACGCTTCCTCAGGTTCCTCTGTCCGACGCCACCAGCACCTGGGGCGATTTTCAGCCGTCCGGCTGGGCCACCACCACCTCGCCGGCCTGCAGTGTCACCGTCACGGACAGCCTGGGCCTGCAGGAAGCCACCGCCGTGTACCGCTATTCCACCAACGGCGGTTCGAGCTGGAGCGCATGGAGCAGTGCCGGCCTGTCCATCAGCGGGGATACGGACACCACCAAATACATTACCGTAACAGGCGTGACCTTCATCCAATCGGGCACGGACAACCTCATCCAGTTTCGCATCCTGGACCTCAACGGTGACCCCGATACCAGCCCGGTCTTTCTGGTGAAGGTGGACAGCCAGGCGCCGGCCGCGCCCACCGGCCTGGCGGTTTCCCCCGCCGGCTGGAGCCCCACCAACAGCTTCACGCTGACCTGGACCAACCCGGCCGACACCTCGGGCATCGCCGGCGTCTATTACAAGTTGGACTCGCCCCCCACTTCGGCCGGCGACGGCACGCTGGTGGAAGGCGCCGGCATCTCCAGCCTCAGCTCCCTGATCGTCAGCGGGAACGGCGCGCACCCGATCTATATCTGGCTCAAGGACAGCGCCGGCAACGTTGACCACAACGCGCGAGCATCCGCGACGCTGTACCTGGACCAAGACCTGCCCAGCGCTCCCAATG
This genomic window from Anaerolineae bacterium contains:
- a CDS encoding dual specificity protein phosphatase family protein, translated to MLGKIAKGLGILRYRLRTQGLRVTLLWALDHAVRAVRGANIRRLCQITPELFVGGQYRRRGWPVMAGWGITAVVNMRVEFDDQAAGIAPPRYLHLPVEDDAAPTFEQLEAGVRFITDAVAEGGKVYVHCGAGVGRAATMAAAYLVSTGLTPAQAWERLRAVRPFIKPTPVQLAQLERFAEQWKARAGEAVKG
- a CDS encoding DUF3048 domain-containing protein, whose amino-acid sequence is MNERQKRSAGWQAPLIIVALLLIASMVLGGCGASVKATPTPTKTPKSVSTNAPLPTNTPLPTSQPTETPVPSPAASSSPTIPAAGNGGTPQVELIVPALDNAICPLTGEVVTDPTKLERRPLAIKVSNAPSIVRPQAGLDKADVVFEHVAEADLTRFTAIYLCQDAEKVGSVRSARLIDLEIPAMFKSLFAFSGASGGVKLKIKASDFAERVFSPDPGFNDPGFRRIPQEGKAFEHTLFTDTPTLWKLASERGINQRQNLEGWVFSVQPPAGGTPAREIDIVYRPNIASAEYRYDPQREAYLRYVLGEPHVDEVTGQQLTARNVVVLYVNHVETDIVEDSTGPKPYYSIEIQIWGQGRAQLFRDGRMYELTWSRPRREDMIRFLDANGNPFPLKPGNTWIQVVPLNFQIAVRP
- a CDS encoding YjbQ family protein, which produces MVRTERVRVQTAGFADIVDITPEVADAVRRAGLNHGIVTVFVAGSTAGVTTIEHEDGLLRDLQEAFERIAPSDRPYHHDLRWGDGNGFSHVRASLLGPSLTVPVENGRLTLGTWQQIVLVDFDNRSRRRELVIQLMGE
- a CDS encoding DNA-3-methyladenine glycosylase → MTSEQVRLGREFYARDTLTVARELLGQRLVRVMEDGQRLAGIIVETEAYIGEEDQACHASHGRTPRNAVMYGPAGFAYIYFIYGMYYCLNVVTEQEGFPAAVLIRAIEPTEGIPRMQAHRQGRPLHELTNGPGKLCQALAIDRSLNGCDLCTSPWLFIEPARQNELRVAASRRIGVRGDALARERPWRFFLPDNPFVSHQGRAPG
- a CDS encoding sigma-70 family RNA polymerase sigma factor; this translates as MFMQDDVQGVEERRLLEQAQCGDQQALASIFDRYYERIYAYIYRRTGQASLAEDLAGEVFLRLVETLKLQRGPNLHLGAWLYRVAHNLVVDHFRRNAKAPTQSMEDWLVAVPDDPLEHVEQEQLQAVVRQALRRLTPDQQQVIILKFVEGLSNAEVGLILGKPEGAVKSLQHRALAALRRQLEKALPPSAWPRWVRSSPDEGPKGRDSG
- a CDS encoding response regulator transcription factor; translated protein: MSARILIVDDDPPSLKMTAFLLREEGYQVLTAEDGRQALRLIDEEEPDLLVLDVMMPHIDGLEVCRRVRQSRNVPIIILSAKGETSDRVLGLELGADDYLAKPFEPSELLARIKALLRRAAAFSQPALENLEVGGIALDSVNHTATLPNGETVVLTPIEFKLLHALMSNAGRTVSHDKLLNYVWGYDYPGDANQIAVYIGRLRAKIEEDRRHPRRLITVRGVGYRFEKP